Proteins from a single region of Gossypium arboreum isolate Shixiya-1 chromosome 1, ASM2569848v2, whole genome shotgun sequence:
- the LOC108482275 gene encoding laccase-13, with the protein MEYHKLGDKPCSSHLFFAILLVFVFIASFADAAIHFHQFVIEAKPVKRLCRTHSTITVNGQFPGPTLEVRDGDTLVITAINRARYNVTLHWHGVRQLRNPWADGPEYVTQCPIQPGRSYTYRFTIQNQEGTLWWHAHSRWLRATVYGALIIYPRMGRPYPFLMPKKEIPILLGEWWDRNPMDVLRLALFTGAAPNVSDAFTINGQPGDLYRCSSKETAVFPVEAGETILLRIINSALNQELFFGLANHKLTVVAVDASYTKPFTTNVIMIAPGQTTDVLITADQQPARYYMAAHAYNTANAPFDNTTTTAILEYKSAPCSAKKGQPLKPIFPQLPGFNDTATATAFTAQLRSPYKAEVPMKIDESLLFTVGLGLINCTNPNSPRCQGPNGTRFAASINNVSFVFPRRNSLMQAYYQGQPGIFTTDFPPVPPIQFDYTGNVSRGLWQPVKATKLFKLRYRSQVQIVFQDTSIVTVEDHPMHLHGYEFYVIGSGFGNFNPRTDPAKFNLIDPPRRNTIGTPPGGWVAIRFEADNPGIWLLHCHIDTHLPWGLAMAFLVENGVGELQTVQPPPLDLPQC; encoded by the exons ATGGAGTATCACAAACTCGGTGATAAGCCATGCAGCTCTCACTTATTCTTTGCCATTCTTTTAGTCTTTGTTTTCATAGCATCATTTGCAGATGCTGCAATTCATTTCCATCAATTTGTT ATTGAAGCAAAACCAGTGAAGAGGCTGTGCAGAACTCATAGTACAATTACAGTGAACGGCCAATTCCCAGGGCCGACATTGGAAGTTCGAGATGGTGATACTCTGGTGATCACTGCTATAAATAGAGCCAGATACAATGTCACTCTCCACTG GCATGGAGTGCGACAGTTGCGAAATCCGTGGGCCGATGGACCCGAGTACGTGACACAGTGTCCTATCCAACCGGGGAGGTCTTACACATACCGGTTCACCATCCAAAACCAGGAGGGGACTTTGTGGTGGCATGCTCATAGCAGATGGCTTAGAGCCACAGTTTATGGAGCTCTCATCATATATCCTAGGATGGGTCGTCCGTACCCTTTCCTTATGCCTAAGAAAGAAATTCCTATTCTTCTTG GAGAATGGTGGGATAGGAATCCAATGGATGTGCTAAGGCTAGCACTTTTCACTGGAGCTGCTCCAAATGTATCAGATGCATTTACAATTAATGGTCAACCTGGGGATCTATATAGATGCTCTAGCAAAG AAACTGCTGTGTTTCCGGTGGAAGCGGGCGAGACGATTCTTCTGAGGATCATCAATTCTGCATTGAATCAAGAACTTTTCTTTGGACTGGCCAACCACAAACTAACTGTTGTTGCTGTTGATGCTTCCTACACTAAGCCTTTCACAACAAATGTCATAATGATAGCTCCTGGCCAAACAACTGATGTCCTGATTACCGCTGATCAGCAACCGGCTCGTTACTACATGGCCGCGCATGCCTACAACACCGCGAATGCGCCCTTTGACAATACCACCACAACAGCAATCCTCGAATATAAATCTGCTCCTTGCAGCGCCAAGAAAGGGCAGCCTTTGAAACCAATCTTCCCTCAGCTACCAGGGTTCAACGACACTGCCACTGCAACTGCATTCACTGCCCAGCTAAGGAGTCCTTACAAGGCTGAAGTTCCCATGAAGATCGATGAGAGCTTGCTTTTCACTGTGGGATTAGGACTAATCAACTGCACAAACCCGAACAGCCCACGATGCCAAGGCCCCAACGGAACTCGCTTTGCAGCCAGCATTAACAATGTCTCCTTTGTATTTCCAAGAAGAAACTCCTTAATGCAGGCATACTACCAAGGTCAACCCGGTATCTTCACCACGGACTTTCCTCCTGTTCCTCCCATTCAATTCGATTATACAGGTAACGTGAGCCGAGGTCTCTGGCAACCGGTAAAAGCAACAAAGCTCTTTAAACTAAGGTATCGTTCCCAGGTACAAATAGTGTTCCAGGATACAAGTATTGTCACAGTTGAAGATCATCCTATGCATCTTCACGGCTACGAGTTCTACGTTATCGGAAGTGGTTTTGGTAACTTCAATCCCAGAACTGATCCGGCCAAATTCAACCTAATCGATCCGCCCAGGAGAAACACCATCGGAACACCTCCTGGTGGATGGGTAGCCATCCGGTTTGAGGCCGATAATCCAG GAATCTGGCTGCTCCATTGTCACATAGACACTCATCTCCCTTGGGGCTTGGCCATGGCTTTCCTAGTTGAGAATGGGGTTGGGGAATTGCAGACAGTGCAGCCTCCACCACTCGATCTGCCTCAGTGCTAA
- the LOC108480608 gene encoding SWR1 complex subunit 6, with protein MDDDNSNALRRMSTRTRKVAPKMAAALGSSDNRSQAALARLEALENDNAGIEAVEMNDDDEASLDEDDQAYMQKRSKGTKRKTRQAKALENARKAPRSFLELLHEANLESLPPHVPSYLRAAVGPPSSTSRRHFCSVCGFSAKYTCVTCGMRFCSCRCQNIHNDTRCMKFVA; from the exons ATGGATGACGACAATTCGAACGCGTTGCGGAGAATGTCGACCCGTACTCGGAAAGTTGCTCCTAAAATGGCTGCAGCACTCGGCAGTTCTGATAATCGATCCCAG GCAGCTTTGGCCCGTCTTGAAGCATTGGAGAATGATAACGCTGGGATTGAAGCAGTTGAAATGAACGATGATGATGAAGCTTCTCTTGATGAAGATGATCAAg CATACATGCAAAAGAGATCGAAGGGCACAAAACGTAAAACCCGACAGGCAAAAGCACTTGAAAATGCTAGGAAGGCTCCCAGATCATTTCTTGAGCTCTTACATGAG GCAAACTTAGAGTCCTTGCCTCCTCATGTTCCATCTTATTTGAGGGCAGCAGTGGGACCTCCAAGTTCTACCTCCCGCCGGCATTTTTGCAGCGTTTGCGGCTTTAGTGCAAAGTATACATGTGTGACATGTGGGATGCGCTTTTGTTCGTGCCGATGCCAAAATATACATAACGATACTCGGTGCATGAAATTTGTTGCATGA
- the LOC108483777 gene encoding uncharacterized protein LOC108483777, with protein MHSLRLASSAHSQSLFTMSAASASLALPSPLSSFRSNGPLPSRCFLRLNNPSRSRVFMSVSVGSQTVVDDALFADYKPTSAFLFPGQGAQAVGMGKEAQAVPAAAELYKKANNILGFDLLDLCINGPKEKLDSTVISQPAIYVTSLAAVELLRARDGGPQIIDSVDVTCGLSLGEYTALAFAGAFSFEDGLKLVKLRGEAMQEAADAAKSAMVSIIGLDSEKVQQLCDAANQEVDVADKVQIANYLCPGNYAVSGGLKGVEAVEAKAKSFKARMTVRLAVAGAFHTSFMDPAVSRLEAALAATQIRTPRIPVISNVDAQPHADPETIKKILARQATSPVQWETTVKTLLTKGMKKSYELGPGKVIAGIVKRMDKSAEIENIGA; from the exons ATGCACAGTCTCCGCCTAGCTTCTTCCGCTCATTCCCAGTCTCTCTTCACAATGTCCGCCGCCTCCGCTTCCCTCGCTCTCCCTTCTCCCCTTTCTTCGTTTCGCTCCAATGGACCTCTTCCTTCTAGATGCTTCCTCCGCCTCAACAACCCCTCAAGATCTAGGGTTTTCATGAGTGTCTCCGTTGGATCCCAAACTGTCGTCGATGATGCCTTGTTCGCTGATTACAAGCCCACATCCGCCTTCCTCTTTCCCGGTCAG GGCGCTCAAGCCGTTGGAATGGGAAAAGAAGCTCAGGCTGTGCCTGCTGCTGCAGAATTGTATAAGAAGGCAAATAATATATTAGG TTTTGATCTTCTAGATCTTTGCATCAATGGTCCCAAGGAAAAGTTAGATTCAACTGTCATAAGCCAG CCTGCTATTTATGTCACAAGTCTAGCTGCCGTGGAGCTGCTTCGTGCCCGTGATGGAGGCCCGCAGATTATTGATTCTGTTGATGTCACGTGTGGTCTCAGCTTGGGTGAATATACTGCACTAGCTTTTGCTGGGGCTTTTAG ctttgaggatggactcaaGCTTGTCAAACTAAGAGGAGAAGCGATGCAG GAAGCCGCAGATGCTGCTAAAAGTGCTATGGTCAGTATCATAGGACTTGATTCAGAGAAGGTTCAGCAATTGTGTGATGCTGCCAACCAAGAAGTTGATGTAGCTGATAAAGTGCAGATTGCGAATTACTTGTGTCCT GGAAATTATGCAGTATCTGGGGGTCTCAAAGGAGTGGAAGCAGTGGAAGCTAAAGCAAAGTCATTCAAGGCTCGGATGACG GTACGTTTAGCTGTTGCTGGTGCTTTTCACACTAGTTTCATGGACCCAGCAGTCTCAAGATTGGAGGCTGCATTGGCAGCAACCCAGATTAGAACTCCAAGAATACCTGTCATATCAAATGTCGATGCTCAGCCTCATGCAGATCCTGAGACTATAAAGAAAATACTAGCACGTCAA GCGACTTCTCCTGTTCAGTGGGAAACCACAGTGAAAACTTTGCTAACCAAAGGGATGAAAAAGAGTTATGAATTGGGGCCTGGAAAG GTCATAGCTGGCATTGTGAAGAGAATGGATAAAAGTGCTGAGATTGAGAACATTGGTGCTTGA
- the LOC108482013 gene encoding uncharacterized protein LOC108482013, with amino-acid sequence MNAISTSHIDLIQENNNGSGSDSDTSHDDAPEYYQPISAVDDDDDDDDDEDRESFDDQVNSDEEHHHRNLTSGYVNRVENGISSLHVGSVATEQEEEEEEERRREASDTAIRRAFREEERRRNAPLTAENAMRVREAMRGVAFAGLTPDWANQIPEDRWIDQLRRLRQPQRPSRTV; translated from the exons ATGAACGCCATCTCCACCTCTCATATCGATCTCATTCAAG AGAATAACAATGGCAGTGGCAGCGACTCCGATACCAGTCACGATGACGCGCCTGAATACTACCAGCCGATCTCAGCCgtggatgatgatgatgacgaCGACGACGATGAGGATCGAGAAAGTTTCGATGATCAAGTCAATTCAGATGAAGAACACCACCATCGTAACCTAACGAGTGGTTACGTCAATCGAGTGGAGAACGGGATCTCGTCTCTTCATGTAGGCAGCGTCGCTACGGAGcaagaagaagaggaagaggaagagaGGAGGAGAGAGGCGTCTGATACGGCGATAAGGAGGGCGTTTAGGGAAGAGGAAAGGCGGAGAAACGCGCCGTTAACGGCGGAGAATGCTATGAGAGTGAGGGAAGCGATGCGTGGGGTTGCGTTCGCTGGATTGACTCCTGATTGGGCCAATCAAATTCCCGAGGACCGGTGGATCGATCAGCTTCGGCGGTTGAGGCAACCGCAACGCCCTTCCAGAACGGTTTAA
- the LOC108482064 gene encoding uncharacterized protein LOC108482064: MSTEAATTNFQSSDFQPVAQPPDFRPEVTVSPHDGLRFWQFMIAGSIAGCVEHMAMFPVDTVKTHMQALGSCPIKSVGVRQALRSILKSEGVPGLYRGIGAMGLGAGPAHAVYFSVYEVCKKYFSGGNPNNSAAHAVSGVFATVASDAVFTPMDMVKQRLQLGNSATYRGVLDCVRRVLKEEGFGAFYASYRTTVVMNAPFTAVHFATYEAAKRGLIEISPESANDERVIVHATAGALAGASAAVVTTPLDVVKTQLQCQGVCGCDRFKSSSISDVIKTIVKKDGYKGLMRGWIPRMFFHAPAAAVCWSTYEAAKTSFQELNASTESGSVT, translated from the exons ATGTCAACAGAAGCTGCCACAACAAATTTCCAAAGTTCAGATTTCCAGCCGGTGGCGCAGCCGCCGGATTTCCGGCCGGAGGTGACTGTCAGTCCCCATGACGGGCTCCGCTTTTGGCAGTTCATGATTGCTGGCTCCATAGCCGGCTGCGTTGAGCATATGGCTATGTTCCCGGTTGACACCGTTAAGACCCATATGCAAGCTCTCGGGTCTTGCCCCATAAAATCAGTGGGTGTACGTCAGGCGCTCCGTTCCATCCTCAAATCGGAAGGCGTACCGGGGTTATACCGGGGAATAGGGGCAATGGGTCTCGGGGCGGGTCCGgcccatgccgtttatttctccGTGTACGAAGTTTGCAAGAAGTATTTCTCGGGTGGGAACCCGAATAACTCCGCTGCTCATGCGGTTTCCGGCGTTTTCGCGACGGTCGCGAGCGACGCCGTTTTCACCCCTATGGATATGGTGAAGCAACGGTTACAGTTGGGCAACAGTGCTACTTACAGAGGGGTGTTGGATTGCGTTAGGAGAGTGTTGAAAGAAGAAGGTTTTGGGGCGTTTTATGCTTCCTACAGGACGACGGTGGTCATGAATGCGCCGTTCACGGCGGTTCATTTCGCCACTTACGAGGCGGCGAAAAGGGGTTTGATTGAGATTTCACCGGAGAGTGCGAATGACGAGCGGGTCATTGTGCATGCTACTGCTGGTGCCCTTGCCGGAGCTTCAGCTGCCGTTGTCACTACGCCGCTTGATGTAGTTAAAACTCAGCTGCAATGTCAG GGTGTATGCGGATGCGATCGGTTCAAGAGTAGTTCTATCAGCGACGTGATTAAAACGATAGTTAAAAAGGACGGATACAAAGGCCTCATGAGAGGATGGATTCCTCGAATGTTTTTCCACGCACCTGCCGCCGCGGTCTGCTGGTCTACATACGAGGCCGCTAAAACGTCCTTCCAAGAACTCAATGCTAGCACCGAGAGTGGCAGTGTCACCTGA